The genomic interval ATACCCTTATCCTCATGATCAACTCGCGCATGCTGAAGGGCTTCACCAGAAAATCGTCCCCGCCTATGCGGAAACCATGGAGCCGGTCTTCATCGGCCGATTTTGCAGAAACAAAGAGGATCGGTATCATACCGTTCTTTTTACGGATATCCTGCGCCAGCGTAAAACCGTCTTTTTTGGGCATCATCACGTCCAGTATGCAAAGGTCGAAATCGTCTCTTTGGAACTTCTTCCAGGCTACTTCACCGTCGAAACAGAGTACCACCTGGTATCCTGAGGCTTCCAGCTGCTTTTTAATGATATTACCGTATTGATAATCATCTTCTGCAAGGAGAATTTGTACATTACCTACCATGCGTTAAGTTTTATACCCGGTTCAATTGTTGTTAACACACAATGTCATTCCATGACTCTGCTACAATATTGACGAATAAACTTCTCATTTTAGTTAATGATTAGTTATTGAAGAAAATTTTCTTGATTTGCCATGCTTAGGATCAAATTGAAATTGAACGGATTGGGTTATTCATAGATCTGTTTACACATTTAAATAGACAACAAAAAAAATGGCCGCCTGTTCAAAGGCAGCCATTTTTTTTGTTCACAGCTTATGCAGACTGTTATAATTTCATTTACAGGTCATTGTTTATGATGCTACCGCAGAGAGCTGTATAGCAACCGCATGCTGCCAGGCTTTCTGCTGTACAGCAGCAGGGATCGTGATCTGAGTACCTGTGGCAGTAGCCTTCCAGGAGATCTTTTCCTTTGCACCCAGCACAGTCACCTTTGCGCCTTTTGCTGGTTTCAGACCTTCAAATGTTACCAGGGCCGGCAGCTTTTCACCTTCATCCAGCAGGTAAATGGCATATACATTACCATTCCTTTTGCGGGTAAAACATACTTTCCCATCCTTATAAGGCGCTATCGAACGGGTGCCATAGATGGCATCTCCATTGATCTTCATCCACTCTCCTATGGCTGCCATGGTGGTATAAGCCTCGTCATGCAACTGGCCATCAGGGCCCGGACCTACATTCAGCAGGTAGTTACCGCCTTTGGCTACGATGTCCACCAGATTATGAATGATCTTATTTACCGGTTTATACTTGTCATCCGGTACATATGACCATGAGTTGGCCATCGTCATACAGGTTTCCCATGGATAGGACAATGGTTTTTCCGGGATCTGCTGTTCCGGTGTGCGGTAGTTTTCAAACGGGCCATGTACTGAACGGTCCACCACGATCAGACCAGGCTGATGGCTGCGGGCCATTTTAGTGATACCTGCCATATCGATATCCTCATTTTGTTTTGTCGGCCTGGTATCAATTTCTGCTGCAGTGATATCATTTTCTTTTTTAGTTCCCTGCTTGCGGGCACGTACCCATCCGCCATCCAGCCAGAGTATCTCTATCTTACCCATAGTGGTCATCAGCTCCTCGATCTGTTTGTAGGTATAGTCTTTAAAATTCTTCCAGCGGTCAGGGTACCTTGTCACGTCATAGTTCACATGCCTGTCTTTCGGCGGGAAATAAGGCCACCAGTAATATTCGCTATGCCAGTCAGGTTTGGAGAAATAAGCGCCTGTATGCAATCCTTCCTTCTGGAAAGCCGTAAATACCTCTTTAGCCACGTTCTTTCTCGGATCATTCCTGAAAGGGCTCTTTGAACCCGCTATGCCATAATCAGTCTGTTTTGTATCCCACATACAGAAACCATCATGGTGTTTTGTTGTGAAAACAACATATTCCATACCGGCGCCTTTAGCCGCTTTTGCCCATTTGGAAGGATCAAATTTGGTAGGGTTAAAAGTGGTGGACAGTGCTTCATATTTCTTTACATAATCATAGTAGGGAATGCCATAGGGCTGACGCTGTGTCCATCCCTCATCTTCCGGGCAGATACTCCAGGACTCTACAATACCCCATTGTGAATAAGCGCCCCAGTGGATCAGCATACCAAATTTCCAATCCTGCCATTGATCCAGCTTTTGTAATACAGCCTGATCGGTTTCCGGGATATAGGGCTGTTCCAGACCGTGGTCCTGCGCACTGGCCGCGGAAAATGCCAATAGTGCGCTACTAAATAATAGAAATAGTTTTCGCATGATTAATTTTTAAATGTATCTGAGAACTTAGAAACTTCCTGCTCCGTTGGGTTGCAGTGACAACCACGTGCCGTTTCCGGCAAAACTTTCATAATGCTGATCCTGACAAAGTAATATACATTCCCGCTTAATAGCTCATCGTCCTTTACCACTTTCCTATAGAATATTACCCTCCGGCAATACTATCCGGAAGTATAACTATATATCCGGCTCTTATGAGTCAGGCCCCTGGTGAATCAGTTGTATAAAAACTATCTTTGTATTATTATGAAAAGCATCTGGCAACAAATACTACGCTACCTCTACATAGGTAAAAAAGATCCCGCTGCACCTAAGAACCGTTATGTATATATGATGCATGGCATGAACCGGATATCTATCATCGTATTCCTGATCGCATTGATCATAATGCTGGTAAAACTATTTAGCCGCCATCATTAAGCCGGCATTACCGGACAAGCAGCTTCTTTCCTTTCATAACATGTCAGCTAATTGCTTCTGTATAGATGACTTCCGCTGCCCGGCGACTGGCATCCTTTTCTCCCAGTTTTGACCAGAGAGCGGCATAATCGGTCTTTATACGGTTACGTACCGTGGTATCTTTCAGCAATAATGTCAGTTCCTTCAACAGATTATCTTCGTTCAGCTCATGCTGTATCAGCTCTTTTACAACAGGTTTATCCATTACTAGGTTGACCAGCGCAATATATTTTACCTTGATCAGTCTCTTGGCAAAGAAATATGAGATAGCGCTGCCTTTATAACAAACCACTTCCGGCACTCCAAACAGAGCGGTTTCCAATGTGGCGGTTCCTGAAGTGACCAGTGCGGCTTCTGCCTGGCGTAAGAGGTTGTATGTTTGTCCTTTGACGGTGGACACATTGGGATGCGCTCCTGTCAGTCCTGCTATAAAGGCATCATCCAGGCTGGGAGCCTGGGCAACAATGAACTGGTAATCGGGAAAATGTTCCGCCATGGTAAGCATGATCGGCAATTTTACACTCACCTCCTGCTTACGGCTGCCAGGTAGAATGGCAATAATAGGTTTATCTGATAATGGCTTGTCCACCGGTTTCTCCTTCGCTTCTTTTATCACCTGGATAAGCGGATGGCCGATATATTCCACCTCATAATCCCATTTCTTATAAAATTCCTGCTCAAAGGGCAGGATGCAAAGCATCTTATCAACACTTGTTCTGATCTTCTTCACACGGTTCTCTTTCCAGGCCCATACCTGCGGGGAGATATAAAATACCACTTTATATCCAAGCGGTTTGGCCCATTCCGCGATGCGCAGGTTGAAACCTGCATAGTCGATCAGCACCAGTACATCCGGCTGATACTGCTGGATATCCTTTTTACAGAATTCCATATTCTTCAGTACCGTACGGATGTTCATCACCACCTCAATGAATCCCATGAAAGCAAGGTCTTTATAATGCTTTACCAGCGTTCCTCCCGCCTGTTGCATCATATCGCCACCCCAGCAACGGATATCCGCTGCGGTGTCCTGTTGTTTCAATTGTTTGATCAGATTGCTGCCATGGAGATCACCGGAAGCTTCACCGGCGATGATGTAATACTTCATAGGGCAAATATAACTTAGGAATAAGGAATTTACCAGGAATTGGTCAACCAGGTATTATTCCCCATTCTTCATTCCTGCCTTCATAGGTTTATCCGTGTAATATCTTCAGAAAGATGATAGTGATGGCATAAAGCATAGTTACCAGGAAGATCCCTTTTGCAGTGATGTCTTTCCGGCTGCTGGTATAAAAATAGAACACCAGTCCATTAAGCAGCAAACAGATACTGATCAGTTTCGGCAGCATCTGGCGATTGCTCATAATGAGGTTAATGAATTCACTCAGGGATTTCTCTCTGGGCATAAATGCCAACAGATAGTACAGGAAGAAGGCGACCACCGGGGTAAATATACCCAGCACGATGCCCAATGGGAGATTATCTCGTTTTAACATAGTAGGTTTTGATAATGTGCATCAATACACATCAGAGTTTCCAGTCGTTCTCAATCTTTTTCTTCAGCTTATAATCCGTCAGGTCAAACTGCACTGGCACCAGTGAGGCATAGTTATTAGCCAATGCATATACGTCCGTATCCTCTCCGTTATCGCGGTTGATGAACTCACCCGTAAGCCAATAGTATTTTTTACCACGTGGATCACGGCGCTCATCAAAGGCCTCTACCCATTTCGCATCTGCCTGACGGCATATCTTTATTCCTTTATAATCTTCTTTTTTAACAACCGGTATGTTCACATTGAACAAGGTACCTTCCGGCAGTTCAGATTCCAGCATCTTTTTAGCTACCGTATGAGCTACCTCTTTACACAAAGAGAAATCTGCATTGAAACTATAATCCAAATAAGAGAACCCAACTGAGGGTACACCTTCTATCGCGGCTTCCATGGCGGCAGACATTGTACCGGAATAGATCACGTTGATGGAATGGTTGGCGCCATGGTTGATCCCGCTTACGCAGATATCCGGCAGGCGGTGCAGGATCTTGTCGCGGGCCAGCTTCACACAATCCACCGGCGTACCAGAGCATTGCCAGGCTTCAATTCCTTCAAAGATGTCCACCTGGTCCAGCCGCAGGGGCACCCCGATAGTGATTGCATGCCCTTTACCCGATTGCGGGCTATCAGGGGCTACCACTACTACTTTGCCCAGCGGGCTTACCGCTTCAATCAGGGCCCTGATACCAGGGGCCGTTACTCCGTCATCATTCGTAACAAGTATGATCTTTTCCTGCTCTTTTCCCTTCACAAACGTTGCTGTTTACTTTTCGAAACAAATTTAATACTCTTAACTGATAGTCCATAACGCACGGTCGTGTGATAATGCGTAATAAACTAAACGCAAAAGATAGGAGAAACATTACGGGTATGTCCCCTATCTTTTACAAATAACATATAATTAACATACTAATCTACAGGTCACTGCGCAGCATTCTCCGGAACACCAGCCATAGTATCAGGACAATATAACCGGCCAATACAGACAGGTATACAATGCTATCATAGGGACCGGAAAATTTCACAAGTTTTTCCACAACAGGAAAAGGTAATAATTCATCTCCTGCCTGCAGCGGCAATAAGCCCCCGATATTACCAAAGTAG from Chitinophaga filiformis carries:
- a CDS encoding alpha-L-fucosidase yields the protein MRKLFLLFSSALLAFSAASAQDHGLEQPYIPETDQAVLQKLDQWQDWKFGMLIHWGAYSQWGIVESWSICPEDEGWTQRQPYGIPYYDYVKKYEALSTTFNPTKFDPSKWAKAAKGAGMEYVVFTTKHHDGFCMWDTKQTDYGIAGSKSPFRNDPRKNVAKEVFTAFQKEGLHTGAYFSKPDWHSEYYWWPYFPPKDRHVNYDVTRYPDRWKNFKDYTYKQIEELMTTMGKIEILWLDGGWVRARKQGTKKENDITAAEIDTRPTKQNEDIDMAGITKMARSHQPGLIVVDRSVHGPFENYRTPEQQIPEKPLSYPWETCMTMANSWSYVPDDKYKPVNKIIHNLVDIVAKGGNYLLNVGPGPDGQLHDEAYTTMAAIGEWMKINGDAIYGTRSIAPYKDGKVCFTRKRNGNVYAIYLLDEGEKLPALVTFEGLKPAKGAKVTVLGAKEKISWKATATGTQITIPAAVQQKAWQHAVAIQLSAVAS
- a CDS encoding DUF6728 family protein, which translates into the protein MKSIWQQILRYLYIGKKDPAAPKNRYVYMMHGMNRISIIVFLIALIIMLVKLFSRHH
- the lpxB gene encoding lipid-A-disaccharide synthase, translating into MKYYIIAGEASGDLHGSNLIKQLKQQDTAADIRCWGGDMMQQAGGTLVKHYKDLAFMGFIEVVMNIRTVLKNMEFCKKDIQQYQPDVLVLIDYAGFNLRIAEWAKPLGYKVVFYISPQVWAWKENRVKKIRTSVDKMLCILPFEQEFYKKWDYEVEYIGHPLIQVIKEAKEKPVDKPLSDKPIIAILPGSRKQEVSVKLPIMLTMAEHFPDYQFIVAQAPSLDDAFIAGLTGAHPNVSTVKGQTYNLLRQAEAALVTSGTATLETALFGVPEVVCYKGSAISYFFAKRLIKVKYIALVNLVMDKPVVKELIQHELNEDNLLKELTLLLKDTTVRNRIKTDYAALWSKLGEKDASRRAAEVIYTEAIS
- the surE gene encoding 5'/3'-nucleotidase SurE, coding for MKGKEQEKIILVTNDDGVTAPGIRALIEAVSPLGKVVVVAPDSPQSGKGHAITIGVPLRLDQVDIFEGIEAWQCSGTPVDCVKLARDKILHRLPDICVSGINHGANHSINVIYSGTMSAAMEAAIEGVPSVGFSYLDYSFNADFSLCKEVAHTVAKKMLESELPEGTLFNVNIPVVKKEDYKGIKICRQADAKWVEAFDERRDPRGKKYYWLTGEFINRDNGEDTDVYALANNYASLVPVQFDLTDYKLKKKIENDWKL